From bacterium:
GATCGTAGGAGGCCAGTTTGAAGCCGGAGCCCAGTTCGCTCAGTTCCCTCAGGCTTCTCAGCCGTTTGCGGGCCTTATCGCTTATGGAACCTTCCGGTGGGATGAGGAGGTAGGCATAGGCCAGCCTGGAAGATCTGCCCACCCTGCCCCTGAGTTGATAGAGTTGGGCCAGACCGAAACGGTCGGCACGGTTGACGATCAAGGTGTTGGCATTGGCAATGTCCAGTCCGGACTCAATGATGGCCGTCGTCACCAGGACGTCATAATCATGCTGAAGGAAGCGGATCATGACCTCTTCAAGCGCTCCTTCCCCCATCTGACCATGGGCCATACCGACCTTTGCGTGGGGCACCAGCTTCTCCACCATCTGGCGGACCGCATCGATGGTCTGGACCCGGTTGTGAACCAGGTAGACCTGGCCGCCCCTCTCCATTTCCCGGTTGATAGCGTCCCGGATGATGTCCTCTTCAAAATAACGCACCTCGGTATGCACTGATTTCCGGTCGGGTGGAGGTGTGTGGATCAGGGAAAGGCTTCGAAGGCCGGAAAAAGCCTGGAAGAGGGTTCTGGGTATGGGTGTGGCAGATAAGGTCAGGACATCGATCGTCTCTCTGAGCTTTTTCAGGCGTTCCTTGTGACGTACTCCGAACCTGTGTTCCTCATCAATGACCACAAGACCCAGGTCGTGAAACACCACGTCCGATGAGAGTATGCGGTGGGTTCCGATGACAATGTCCAGGTTTCCGTTAGCCAGCAGGTTAAGGGTGGCCTTCTGTTTTTGAGGCGTTACGAACCGGCTCATCAGCCCCACAGTCACTGGAAAATCCTTGAGCCTCTGGGTGAAGTTCTGGTAGTGCTGCTGGGCCAGGACGGTGGTAGGGACCAGAATGGCCGTTTGTCGGCCCTCCACTGCTGCCAGGAAGGCTGCCCTCATGGCCACCTCTGTTTTGCCGAACCCCACATCGCCGCACACAAGCCTGTCCATGGGTGTGGATGAGGTCATGTCCCCGATCACTTCGCTGATAGTGCGCTCCTGGTCAGGGGTTTCGGTCCAGGGAAAGGAAACCTCGAACTCCCGAAAAAGAGAGTCGGGTTCTGCGAAGGTATGTCCGGCCTGGCCCTGTCTCGCAGCTGACAGCTTGAGCAGTTCATCGGCCATGAGTTTGAGGGATTTCCGGATCCTGGTCTTGGACCTGTTCCAGGCGGCAGAGCCCAGTTTGCTGAGGGTTGGAGTTGTCTCGGACCCGCTCCTGTAGCGCTGGATCCTGTTCATCTGCCACACAGGGACATACAGGGAGTCCCCGTCCGCAAAAGTAAGATGCAGGAAGTCATCTGTGGAGCCAGCCACATCAAGCTGCCGGAGACCCTCATAGCGGCCTATTCCGTGGTCTATATGTACAGCGATGTCTCCCCGCATGAGGGAACCTATGGGCAGGTCCCATTCCGGGAATACTGCTGGGGATGCTTTGCGCTCGGAGGGGGGGCCGAAAAGATCTGCGTCGCTTATGACGGTCAGGTTCTCATCGGGAAGGCTGAAGCCGCCGGACAGACTCCTTGTGAGCATGGTGAGATCTTTTGACTTTAGCGCCTCAGGAAAGGTTTCAACCCGCCTTACTCCAAGCCCGGACTCCGAAATGATCGATTGGAGGCGGTCGGCGGCGGCAGATGTCCGGACACAGAGGATAACAGGCTGTTTCCGGCGTTCTTGAAGGAGGCGGGTGAACTCTACGATGCG
This genomic window contains:
- the mfd gene encoding transcription-repair coupling factor gives rise to the protein MQKLTDTLLDNLEKMGTAAVSGVTAAAAAFLASRLRGSENLVVITPDEDSARDFSRDLSLFLGAGEALYFPPFESLPYDNLTPDIDTTAFRISALAAAKRGVGPVVLPAKALLQPTPPPAVLSQWELTVRKGQDLYRDDLMGKLSVMGYQREPVVSQVGDIAVRGGILDLFSPLSDKPVRIELWGDEVSTLRHFDPQTQRSGADIEEFVILPVTELLLDPGERKNAEIRLGDSLANAGVAARERDRVLSLFRDGLELPGTGLLLPLLYSESSYPLDHISENSLLLLHEPEEIRANLQDYYDKTSERKVGAPLAPGRVYLDPATMLEGIHEHRTLLTGLFHRPGASLVECRPPLPSTLPSSRPDRIVEFTRLLQERRKQPVILCVRTSAAADRLQSIISESGLGVRRVETFPEALKSKDLTMLTRSLSGGFSLPDENLTVISDADLFGPPSERKASPAVFPEWDLPIGSLMRGDIAVHIDHGIGRYEGLRQLDVAGSTDDFLHLTFADGDSLYVPVWQMNRIQRYRSGSETTPTLSKLGSAAWNRSKTRIRKSLKLMADELLKLSAARQGQAGHTFAEPDSLFREFEVSFPWTETPDQERTISEVIGDMTSSTPMDRLVCGDVGFGKTEVAMRAAFLAAVEGRQTAILVPTTVLAQQHYQNFTQRLKDFPVTVGLMSRFVTPQKQKATLNLLANGNLDIVIGTHRILSSDVVFHDLGLVVIDEEHRFGVRHKERLKKLRETIDVLTLSATPIPRTLFQAFSGLRSLSLIHTPPPDRKSVHTEVRYFEEDIIRDAINREMERGGQVYLVHNRVQTIDAVRQMVEKLVPHAKVGMAHGQMGEGALEEVMIRFLQHDYDVLVTTAIIESGLDIANANTLIVNRADRFGLAQLYQLRGRVGRSSRLAYAYLLIPPEGSISDKARKRLRSLRELSELGSGFKLASYDLEMRGAGNLLGEEQSGRIDAVGLELYSQLLEQAVREASDHVTQAQIQPSVTLPLPAYLPEEYLPEVGERLTLYKRLASAPDQDSLDALREETRDRFGRFPVEVTGLFTRMEVEIAARDMSIERIDTAGPYLLAAFHPGAKVSPDALVRMLTSDKRLAFLPPSTLRMDVSGFSGVDDRISYMMDVLRSL